The following proteins are encoded in a genomic region of Arachis stenosperma cultivar V10309 chromosome 4, arast.V10309.gnm1.PFL2, whole genome shotgun sequence:
- the LOC130974755 gene encoding D-3-phosphoglycerate dehydrogenase 3, chloroplastic-like, producing MATAHSQTLRISSLSSSSSLSLSSALSISFLSSRRAACPLVVFVSADLDAKPTVLVAEKLGEAGLKLLKEFANVDCSYNLNPEELCTKISLCDALIIRSGTKVMREVFQSPASRLKVVGRAGVGIGNVDLAAATEHGCLVVNAPTANTVAAAEHGIVLLVAMARNVAYVDTSVKAG from the coding sequence ATGGCCACCGCACATTCACAAACCCTTCGAATCTCTTCACTTTCATCTTCCagctctctttctctctcttctgcCTTGTCCATCTCCTTCCTCTCCAGCCGCCGCGCCGCCTGTCCCCTCGTCGTCTTCGTCTCCGCCGACCTCGACGCAAAACCTACGGTTCTCGTCGCCGAGAAGCTCGGCGAGGCGGGCCTCAAGCTGCTCAAGGAGTTTGCTAACGTGGACTGCAGCTACAACCTCAACCCTGAGGAGCTTTGCACTAAGATCTCGCTCTGCGATGCACTAATCATCAGGAGTGGTACCAAGGTCATGCGCGAGGTGTTTCAGTCCCCCGCCAGCAGGCTCAAGGTCGTCGGAAGGGCCGGCGTCGGGATCGGCAATGTGGATCTGGCTGCCGCCACCGAGCATGGCTGCCTGGTGGTTAATGCCCCCACCGCCAACACCGTCGCCGCCGCTGAGCACGGGATCGTGCTTCTCGTAGCCATGGCTAGGAACGTTGCTTATGTTGACACGTCCGTCAAAGCTGGTTAG